Genomic segment of Vitis riparia cultivar Riparia Gloire de Montpellier isolate 1030 chromosome 19, EGFV_Vit.rip_1.0, whole genome shotgun sequence:
GTTTTAATGTCTACATGAGATCTTGTGTggtgtttaaaattatttcatcaaattattctaatttttctaactcTTCTACCAAcatgaaagataaaattttttaaatgataaaaagttAATAGTTTTTCttaaatcattatcaaacactcTAAAAGCccgtttgggagtgattttaggaagtgtttatatcatttctaatacttaataaataaaaaaaaaatttaagtattagaaatatcaaaaacacttcttaaatcactgtcaaatgtaCTCTTAAAGAGTGTGCTTCATAGTGATTGTAGGAaacgtttttagtatttttaatgcttgaatgataaaaaaattgaagtattaaaaatgttgaaaatgtttcctaaaatcactataaaatataatctaaatattaCTCAAAATAAACTCAACGAAACTTAATCTTAATTTAAACACACTTCAAACATGTAACACATTTAcggaatatatttaattaatgacCAAAATGCATCATGGATCAAGGCAAAATACTAATGGGCAACATGTTCAACTCCTGAGTATGgccagaaaaaaaatatatatgtaccTTGAGATTCTTAGAAATGAAAGACGAGTGGCTTGCTTTGTAGGATGATCATCTTTGTTATTTTGGTGTGAGAAAGAAAAGATGACTAAGAGAGAAGTAGATAAGATAGGAGACACCAAGACACGGAAAAGGAAAAAGCTTTTAGGGTTTTTGCGGAACCCTCCTCTTTTCAATTTGGTAGGTTTTTAAAGGTacccttcttttcttatttatttgggataatttgatttagaaaaacatgttttgtttttaggGTTATTAGatcaaaatgatgaaataatcttAAATTCATAATTCTAAGCATCCCAtctatttcaatttcaaaacaaaagggtttctattttcttgtaaaaaagatctctttttaaatatatttatataaaaataaaataattcttatttttacaacctttcttaattaataaataaaggttatttaattaaaagatcATAATGAtaaaactcaattttaaaaatttaatcctTCTGATAAAAATACCTCATTCTTTTCTCACAAGCATCCCACAGGAAGAGCGTTGTATTGTGTTGAACTTCTTCTCggcttctctctctttcttcaaTTTTGATTTCACACCCAGCGCTGCCGGCGATCATCACGCCATCACTAGCGACTGCCTACGAGCCATCCGCAGCACCCACTTCAACCCCATCGCCGGGGTATTGCTCTCCATACTTTCTATCTATTTGATCTCTCCATTTCTTGCCTAGAATTTAGGGAAGTTTCACGTGCTTGTATCTGTTCAATGAAATGGGAAAACACATTTGGGTTTTTTGAATGCCGATTCgcaaattaattcaaaaagtATTCCAAAAATGGGGGAGACTcatgaaaattccaatcattGGAGCACCCGAAATTCCGAAATTTCTTACCAAGGGATTTTTGAATTGAACAGAAATGAACAAAGGCGGAGGCGCCGGTGGAGGTCCAACAGCAGCGGCGGCAGCGGCGGCGGCTCAGAAACAGAAAACTTTGTTGCAGAGAGTTGAAACTGACATCGCTAATGTGGTTGATCACTTCACTTTCTTAGTTAACGTTGCTCGGGTACCATTACTTTGTTCTTTTTAAAttctgttcctttttttttttttttaattcattttcttcatgattttaTCTATTGGCAGAAACTTGTTGGTAAAATGTGGTTTCAAATATATGTATCAGACAGTAAAATCTAGGGCGTTGAGCATCTatgttattctttatttttatatttttgttctaaTTACAAGTggaaatgagaaaacaaagagttCTTTTGGAGAcatttcttgttgttttttgtttttgacttACATTATGTtgctaaaaattactttaattttttttttaattagtttataaaAACCATCATATTTCAATATAAGTCTAATTCTCgtattatatatataggtaattcttgtatttatataaaagttaccaCTATTTTTCGTTTTTTATATCTAAACCAACACTAAGAAAATTGATGACCAGAGAGGCAGGCCTGCATTATTTCTTTCTGGAATCTATGGTATTAAGATGGATGTGTGACAAATGGCTATCACGGGAGATATTCAGGATTGACCTTAGCAGTGAGAAATGATTCATGCAGTTTACCTGAGTAGTTGGGATATATAACTTTATTGAGTTCAGTGACTCAGTTGTTCGTAAGGTGAGGCATGCTTTAAGCTACACAATGTAGGTAATAGAAACAACTTGCCCATGAAGTTAAAACATTGAGATGGGGGAACAATGTACCCATGAAGTTAACACAGTTGAGATGTGGTTACTGAGATGCAGGAATgttgaaacaagaaaaatcatGATGAAATGGATGTGTTCATTAAAATTGAGATGTAGCATCAACCAATAGTAATATGAGAGGAAGTTGCCTAAAGATGGTTTTGTCATGTGCAACAAAGATTAAATTGGAGTGAGGAGAAGTAACGGCTTACAATTTAATGGGAAATATGTCCTTAGATTTGAATGAGAAAAAAGGATTCATGTGACCAAATTCCAAGTAGCTGGACACAAGGGTTTATCAAGTTTAGTCACTTTAGCGTACAGTAAAAAACAACAGTCAAATCAAATTTCTGAAACTTTGTAAAAGTAACCTTGATGAGAGTCTATCTTGTggatatatttttgaaattttatatgtaaaatcatttatttttttgatgcACATCCATGCTACATCTCAAGAGAAGCCCCCCTTCTCGATTGACGAATCATTCCTTTTTGGTATGTGGAACATGGATTTCACTaggttaattttttcttttaaagtcaAATGACCATTGATCCCATCATTTGAAAGACTTGATGAAAGTAATGATTGGTGAATGAAAGGATGGCTCATGTACAAGAACAGGCAGAGGTGAGTTTATGTTTGGCAATGATAATTTAACATGGCCTCATGTTGTTAAACTAGAGTTGGGGAGTCTAGACTGGATGCCATGATGCAAACCAAGGGGAATGAACCTCTAGGACTAGGTCCTCTCCTTCAAGACTAATTCTTGATGATGAAGATGCCAatttggagaagaaaaagaacgaAAATGGTTAGGGTTATAAATCtaacaattgaaaatagaaTGATTgatttatgtttgttgatgatGATTGATAATGATTTATGAGGCtacatttttattgtttaactTTCAAGTTTTGAAGTTCTTGCAACTTCTTGTATGATAGGAAGTTTTTTGGTGtttggaatttgaaattttggatctGCATGATGGTATTGGTGCTATGCGGTTGATTACTAAATTTGATATATCATGTGCTAAtgtaattaaattagaattttttggTGAGACACTAGCATATTAACTTATATACCATTGTGTTAGTGTCTTGTGAAATttacaatattattttcttgCAGCCACAAATTTGCTTgcaatattattttcttgtggATACAAATTTGTGACATACAAAATTGCATCAGTCTGCTGAGTTGCACCCTACTTCACTCAAATGCATGTTGGATTGCACCTTGCACCTATGCTTTAATAGACCATCTTAAGTACACCTTGCGCTTTGATGACCATGGTGAAATTACACTTTTGGTTTtcagagaaaagaaagaaagaaaagaacagaaaCAAGGCTATGTCTGCTGAGGATGACACAACTTTGGTTGTAGCTCCAAATAATTTATaggatttaatttctttttaataactattttcaaGTTTAAGTTCATGTCACTACATGAGTAAACAAGTTGTGTATGTGGATGTATGAGACACTTGGCATTGTTATGCATTGATAATGTTGCCTTTGCCTTAGCTATTCAATTTCCAATAGGTAATTcatggtgcatagatgtcaccaACTTGCACTTGCTGGAAGTTTTCAGCAAAGCAAGTCTCACAATCTGATGCCATTCATCAAGGATGCAAACATATCAGAGTGGTAAGCAATTGTATGAGTGATGAGTTAGTGTGCATGCCCCTTCATAGCATCTTTAAATGATGGATAGGTGAACTCAATTGTAGCAAAACAAGCTACCTTGATAGCCACAGTGATATAATTCTTTAAAGATGATAGTCAACACCCATTCCACTATGAAATGGACTGGTTGTCATGCCTCTGTGCAATACCTAAGCATATTTTATTTCAACTAATCATGCCTGTTGTGTTTCATTGTTGTCCTGATTGAATGAGATATTGACTTGTCTGTTTTTGGTTTCTTGTAGTAGAGATGGAACTAAAAGTTGTCTTATGCTTTATTTTTCTAGTTAGCACCACCCTTGTGCAAGCCATGATGGTTCACAAGAACCCCTACCGGATTTATTATATGattgaaatttggaatttattgaCAAGGGCCCCTAATTTCTGCAAATTTAGGATGTGAGccaacaaaaatacaaaattaggaacttattttcaaattataggTGACAAAAGTCTGAGCTATGCTGGCTCTTAAAGTGATATGGAGATCTGTAGGAAGGAATTTAACAACCAAGACAAGTATTACCCAGCAATATTGGCTGAGAAAGGGGCTCTTCATTATTTTCCCTGAATAAATGTTGCGACTTAATGTTTGCTGAGGGAGATATGAAAAAGGGAGGGTGAATTAATTTCCTTATTCACCAAGGGATTAGTTGGTTCTTCTTAAAGATGTCAAACATGGATTTAATACATCTTAACAATTGTGaaaatactaaatattttaaagcatTGCAATGAATCTAATGTAATATTCTCTTGACAGCAATTTGTTTGTTGTAGGTGAATGACCCGCCAGTCAGAAATTCACAGGAGGCTTTCATGATGGAGATGCGTGCAGCCAGAATGGTAATAGATGTGTTTCATTGTAGTTGTCCTCTTCTCATACGCACACATGCATATAGATAGACGCACATAAAagcaataaaaggaaaaaattatattcaatccTAAGTCTTGAAGGAAATACCTCTTTGATGAGAAGATGACTTTTTTTCATACGAATACACATATACCTATACATCAATTTGTGGcaataagaaatttttatgACTTTGCCCCCAAGCCTCGAGGAAAGACCTATGTCTGATGGAACTTTTAGCTTCAGGGGAAAGACCTGTGTTTGATGAAAAAGTTCCTAGTCTATGGTCAGAATTGACTGGTCATACCAAAATCTAGTTTGAAAACCTAGCCATTTGCATTGCTTTTGGGTCATAATCATTGTGTGGAATATACAGTATGGTGTTTAAACTGATTCGATCCCCTCAGCCTTGAGTGGCTCGACTGCTGCTAGCCCCCTCTGTCCAAACATACTTCTTTAAACTGATTAAATCCCCTAAAAAATTCTCCTGTTATGCTACTGCCAGAGATTCCAAGCAAGAATTGGGAGGCCAGACACCATTGCTTCCTGCTATTTCCCCTTGATAAATTTGTTTTGCCAGATGCTGGAAGGCACAAATACTGTCCTTGGGAATGTgaaaccaaccaaaacaataaGAACATGGACAACATTCCTTGGGTAAATAGATAATGGAGCAAATCGTGATATGATGACAACATGAGATTTGCATAAGTAACCCCAACTTCCCAAGATCCTTCTCTGTGCATCAACAGGTCAATTGTCAAAATCTTTTCCCATTCTGTCAGCTTGATAAAGAATGCCACTAGTGAGAGTTGAGGGTTTCCAGATCTCAGCTGCTGTCTCCCATCCTCTCCTGCAACCCACCTTTAGCCAGGATTTTCCCTCCCTGCATCACATTGCTAGTGATAACCTGGCCACAATATCCCTCCCAAATTTACCTTCCAACTGTAGCAAAAGAGATATAAGTTAAAACAGTCAATATCCCCCAACAAGATGAGATTGTAATAAATGTGTTGTACCCCATTTGGTCAGTGTAACTTGAAAGTGTGTCGACCCTGAAACTGTCATCTATTCAAAGGTAATTTCCATTGGATTTGTCAAATTTCATGGACTAGTTGAGTTCCATCCGCATCAAATACTATTGTTGACTGatcattgagaaaataaaggctatgcttaattaagaaaaacatccAAAAGGgaggggggggtgaattgggttttttttaaatcttttcaaacacaacaagttcaaacagaatataaataaaaataaagagatagagttagagaattcaaactcgggttttataGTAGTTCGGCACTTCCTTATCTACGTCCACtgtcctcaatctcctaatcgagtgagggtttcactaacttgaagtttcaaccaagcttttaatcttcttacacttggattttggctccaatgagctcttacataatctcttcaagattcaaacctctataaggttttaacactcagatttttacaagaatgaatccctcaacctagcttaaggatagctcaaatacaagacaaagttaggatgacacacaagagtgcactaaaggatatacaagtgatgatttaacacactaagaaagaaatgagagttttttgGTCAATAACAGGTAGGtcgacaattgattgcaagtcttctctatctcataaatgaagtggagctctcaatttataggtttctaagctcgggagccaaaaacagcaaaagggaGCCTCGACGGGTCGAGTTAGGGGTTGACCAGTTTACTAGCCGTTAGAACATTTAATACTTGGTAGGTTACCattgcctcgaccggacctcgaccgagaAGAGGTGAACCTCAACTGGGAAGAGGAAGCTattggatgagagagagtgtttttagcACTTCTCGATCAGACCTCGACTGGACAAGGGCaactggtcgaccggttccccaaccagttgagccggttggccagaGCCTCGACCGGTTCAGCCTTTtagccccgaaaacctatctttttcaattcctttcttttttaacacttaggcaaggttttTAGGTGaaataatatgtcaattttaaaacgttttgcttaaggtacatttgataaaactcaggttttaatgaaatcgaagttttaaaggataaaccgagttttctaagatgcatgaaacggtatgaaaatcctaagtgcactcatgcattcatcttacattcgtttcctatgatcaaaagtcttccCAAAGTCTTGattttgtatccatttggtcctttgatgaatttccaaatttatacctgagattctttactatttaaaacaattagtcacttaaccatagtttgttattatcaaaacccgattaggagaacccttgggctaacaatcatTTTTCCCAAAGTAAGTATATGGTTGGGAACTGTCCATGGACATCAATTTAAGTCTCTATGAAACACCACTTCTCTGGTAGGCATGATTCCTGAATGATTTTCtgtatttactttattttatttcaattctcTGTTCTTTAATATTCATGTAACAACAGGTTCAAGCAGCTGACTCACTACTGAAGTTGGTGTCAGAGCTGAAGCAGACTGCAATCTTTTCAGGATTTGCATCTCTTAATGACCATGTAGATCAAAGAGAGGCTGAGTTTAACCAACAGGCAGAAAAAACTGACCACTTGTTAGCTAGAATTGGAGAGGAGGCAGCTGCTAGCCTCAAGGAGCTTGaatctcattattattcttCTGCACAGAGGACAAGCGATCCCCCACAGCCATGAAGACTGATCTAGGACGATAAGCAATGTAGTGCCCCcttgaaaatcaaaatactaTAATTTGAGTTCATGTGTAGGTTAAACAGGTCAAAATAGTTTCACTGTGGTAGATGTAGTTCAGTTTGAATTTCAACCCTAGATGTATTATTACTAATGGCAAATGAGAATCTGTCTTTTTCAAGGTTTCCTTCCACCATAGGCCAGTGCATAATTGTCATACCTGTGCTGTTTTTGGTCCTTTTACCAATTCTATATTCAAATGCTGTTTTGAGGGATTTGTTCAAGCAGAAATCTTAAGAAGAAAGacttcttaaaaacatttttcatggAGCCTGAACAGAGCATGGCGATCAGGagacttgatttttctttttcggTATCACAAACGCTCACCCTTGCCGCTTGTGTGGCCTCAGCTAGAGCCTTGGATCCTGTCATCAGTGAAGCTCCTAGTTTTTGCATGCTTCGAAGCTTGCTCTGTGCTCTTAATAAGTTTCTCAGCCTTAAGACAGACCTGTACATGCTTGATCAGTCATATAAGGAACTTCTCCCAAGTGGTATGCGATATTACATCACTTTATGGACCTCTCAGCTTTATCTGTCTACGCAGATGTATCAGGTGAATCATATCTTGTAGGTGTTAGGAAGAAGACGACTTCTCTCAAGTGATGGACATCAACTCATCACAGCTGGTCAAATTCTACACATTGAGTTGGGGATTGGCTCATATGCCTTGCGTCACAAGTCACAACCCATTTAAGTATTATCTGCTTTGGACCTGATACCATATCTTCTCAAAAACATATCTGCAAATATATGGTCCCGTGGTATTAAACAAAAGAAGATGACAAACGCTTGTTTCTTTGAATCGGAAATGCTCAATCAATTTTGTGGGTGAGAAGAGGCATCCAATTCTCCTATAAACCCGTGCAATGCACTAGGCAAATCTTTATGGCATTTGTGACCTTGAAAGGAAAGCATGCTTCTAAACCCCCCTTTTTCATTGCAAGAACTGAAATTTAGGAGAAAATTAAGGCACATAATTTCCAACATGACAAAACTACTTGCAAAGGGATATGGATTTTGGCCATTTCCTCTAATATTTTTCTCTCTATAAACGGAGGAAAATAAGTAGATTTAATCTCTTCCTTTTGTTCTTGCACAAATGCTTTTCTCAATTGCTTTCTTTGAGTTTCCAGAGAAATCCTAAACAATCAAAAGAGAATCTTTACACAGCTGCCaaaatacttttttcttttaagccATAAATTCCAATCTATAAGAACATGATTGCTTTCAGATAACTACCCATGTCAGTTTGCTCATATCATCAAATGTAGAACCTGTTAGTCTAATAGATTCCCTTGGTTTGAATTAGGTTCATGTTTTTgaaatgaatttataatttgaCATAGTTCTAAATGAACTGCATATCCCAGGAGAAAAAGAAGTCTATTGTAcaaacaatgaatgcaaatgcTATTTATTCATGCAAAAAATTCTACAAGCTTcaccattttattttgttggagTATTCATGTGATAAAGAGAACTTCAGTTTAGCTAAAGCTTCCTTGCCCAtcctaaagaaaataaagttaatCAAGTACAAGCAAGCAGCAAAAGATGCACTGCTGCAACAAACATCAGGGAGCTGGTCACACAGGATATGAGGGAAGCTGATCTGTATTTCCTATCTTAAGTAAGACATGATTGCATCAGATCTTCTTGAGCAAAGCTTTCAGATGGGGTTGAAGACTATTAAGGTTGGTAGCCATCTGAACCACGTATGACAATTCTCCATTAACCAACTCAAAAACACGACTTATCTCCATCACCTGTCCAAGAGAAAGGTAAGAAAGTTTACTCTCAAGAGTCACTTCCAAACACAGTTGAAGCAAACTGGTTTTAACATAGATGCTGCATAGAGAGGGATCAATTAGCAACAGATGAGTAATTCTAATCCTCCTGACATTCTCTGAACTGTCATCAACATTTTGTTTAACATCTAATACAAAGTCATACTGCCAATGTGGAAGACTAATGAACCTGTCAACATAATGGCAGGCCAATACTTCAAAACAATTCATTATAACCATGTTGCATTCAGCAAAGTAAAGGCATTTTAGACAGCAATTAGGTCAGCCAAACTCAGCTCAATTAACGCCAATTAGAAACTAGAATCTAGATTCCCATTTGATG
This window contains:
- the LOC117909220 gene encoding mediator of RNA polymerase II transcription subunit 22a-like, with translation MNKGGGAGGGPTAAAAAAAAQKQKTLLQRVETDIANVVDHFTFLVNVARVNDPPVRNSQEAFMMEMRAARMVQAADSLLKLVSELKQTAIFSGFASLNDHVDQREAEFNQQAEKTDHLLARIGEEAAASLKELESHYYSSAQRTSDPPQP